One window of the Micropterus dolomieu isolate WLL.071019.BEF.003 ecotype Adirondacks linkage group LG08, ASM2129224v1, whole genome shotgun sequence genome contains the following:
- the pnpla1 gene encoding patatin-like phospholipase domain-containing protein 2 — MASGVFSCHYCEVPPSISFSGSGFLATYQLGVAQCFLNFAPWILRAAPCVLGASAGSLVAAAVVCEMSPIAMRDEMIRFAKQMKAFTLGPLHPSINVFHWLESILHKHLPFNAHQLASGRLAVAMTRITDGKLIMMSEFQSKEDVVQALLCSCFVPVYCGMLPPSFKGVHYVDGGFSSMQPVLPALSSQTLTVSPFSGEVDICPADTPCIMDMVVSGITLKGNMANSFRIINALYPKALETLEQAYDSGYRDAVNFLLNNNLVPYLLIHRVSELPLIYNQTQTWRHLEATIEEDKEAKMEKETPTQISSIDNRSMQIDSSTDHEWARNRLSKEPPLHFDLIKNVLLGNVVTYLSMFGLSVRILFHLLLPLMLLFYPILQSRHRLEVLFRKAPELVFWAWLSLRHFTFFFFNIIVCSLKKNINDRVTRFILLLLWLKLQAQHEATQGQRPSTPSDDAHLPIQRLQGVGVYTDG; from the exons ATGGCTTCTGGAGTTTTCAGTTGTCATTATTGTGAAGTTCCTCCTTCCATCTCCTTCTCTGGATCTGGCTTTTTGGCCACCTACCAGCTAGGGGTAGCCCAGTGCTTCCTAAATTTTGCACCCTGGATACTGCGTGCGGCACCTTGTGTCCTGGGTGCATCTGCTGGGTCTCTGGTAGCAGCTGCTGTCGTCTGTGAAATGAGCCCGA TTGCTATGCGAGATGAGATGATACGTTTTGCCAAACAGATGAAGGCTTTTACACTTGGCCCATTACACCCCTCCATTAATGTTTTCCACTGGTTGGAGTCCATATTACACAAACATCTTCCCTTTAATGCGCACCAACTGGCCAGTGGGCGTCTTGCTGTGGCTATGACCCGCATCACTGATGGCAAGCTCATTATGATGTCGGAGTTCCAGTCCAAAGAGGATGTTGTGCAG GCTTTGCTATGTAGCTGCTTTGTGCCTGTTTACTGCGGTATGCTGCCTCCATCCTTCAAAGGAGTA CATTATGTGGATGGGGGTTTCAGCAGCATGCAGCCAGTACTCCCCGCACTCAGCAGTCAAACCTTGACTGTGTCCCCCTTCTCTGGAGAGGTAGACATCTGTCCTGCCGACACACCTTGCATCATGGACATGGTAGTGAGTGGAATCACCTTGAAGGGCAACATGGCCAACAGCTTCAGGATCATCAATGCTCTCTACCCCAAGGCTTTAGAG ACTCTCGAACAAGCCTACGACAGCGGCTACAGAGATGCAGTTAATTTCCTCCTGAACAACA ATCTTGTCCCGTATTTGTTGATACACAGAGTTTCCGAACTTCCACTTATCTACAACCAAACTCAAACATGGAGGCATCTGGAGGCCACCATAGAGGAAGACAAGGAGGCGAAGATGGAAAAGGAGACTCCTACACAGATATCTTCTATAGACAATAGAAGCATGCAGATCGACAGTTCTACTGATCATGAATGGGCCAGAAATCGACTGAGTAAAGAACCTCCTCTCCATTTTGACTTGATAAAGAATG TTCTGCTGGGGAACGTGGTGACCTATCTAAGCATGTTTGGACTCTCTGTAAGAATCTTATTCCACCTGCTCCTACCCCTCATGCTGTTGTTTTACCCCATACTCCAGAGTAGGCACAG ACTGGAGGTGTTGTTTAGGAAAGCGCCTGAGTTGGTGTTCTGGGCTTGGTTAAGCCTGAGACACTTCACATTCTTCTTTTTCAACATAATTGTCTGTAGCCTCAAGAAGAACATAAATGACCG AGTTACGCGCTTCATCCTGCTGTTGTTGTGGCTGAAACTTCAAGCACAACATGAGGCTACACAAGGGCAGAGGCCCTCTACACCTTCAGACGATGCCCATCTGCCCATTCAGAGATTGCAAGGTGTGGGAGTCTACACAGATGGTTAA
- the etv7 gene encoding transcription factor ETV7 isoform X2 produces the protein MSAYKEVIQFFRTVEQIKDISMENISQSPLVKQENRASCSTSISHGVQVSNPLNVHHSSPNQFPLVGPPSQEDLWHLPGQLRINPSLWDKEDVAHWLYWAQKEYSLRRPEKGHFEMNGRALCLLTKEDFRRRCPSSGDVLYEILQCVKQQRRSVVCDPSNTSSSTATGHTESPVSCQIPPQDVQEPQPSPVNGTQVSAAVVATVTSQPQPMSPLRNRPLILYTCPAPLTSTNGSADVVQCPTRKESITQEPLNLSSRENPRSPLHKPNGRIPECRLLWDYVYQLLCDDRYQEYIRWEDQDSLVFRVVDPNGLARLWGNHKNRDNMTYEKMSRALRHYYKLNIIKKERGQKLLFRFLKLPQGVRKLQADPAESPEHSPPQDGDFPEGSPTHEFSEDNFEVSPDRASPQPPP, from the exons ATGTCTGCTTACAAGGAAGTCATCCAGTTTTTTCGGACGGTTGAACAGATAAAGGACATTTCCATGGAGAACATTTCCCAGTCACCTTTGGTCAAG CAAGAAAACAGAGCAAGCTGTTCTACATCCATAAGCCATGGAGTGCAAGTAAGCAATCCTCTCAATGTGCATCACTCCTCCCCTAACCAGTTTCCTTTGGTCGGTCCCCCCTCTCAGGAAGACCTGTGGCATCTACCTGGACAGCTGC GAATAAACCCATCTCTGTGGGATAAGGAGGACGTTGCCCACTGGCTCTACTGGGCTCAGAAGGAGTATTCACTGCGGCGGCCTGAAAAGGGGCACTTTGAGATGAACGGTCGAGCCCTGTGCCTGCTCACCAAAGAAGACTTCAGACGCCGCTGTCCCAGCTCAG GTGATGTTCTGTATGAGATCTTACAGTGTGTAAAGCAGCAAAGGAGGAGTGTTGTCTGTGACCCCTCAAACACGTCTTCCTCCACGGCAACTGGGCACACTGAGAGCCCAGTCAGCTGCCAGATACCCCCTCAGGATGTCCAAGAGCCCCAGCCTTCCCCGGTGAATGGTACCCAAG TGTCGGCAGCTGTTGTAGCCACTGTGACCAGCCAGCCCCAGCCCATGTCACCTCTCAGAAATCGTCCCCTGATCCTTTACACCTGCCCTGCTCCACTCACAAGTACTA ATGGATCAGCAGATGTCGTCCAGTGTCCTACCCGAAAAGAGAGCATCACCCAGGAGCCGCTCAACCTGTCCAGTCGAGAGAACCCAAGGAGCCCGCTGCACAAACCCAACGGTCGCATTCCAG AGTGCAGACTGCTGTGGGACTATGTCTATCAGCTGCTGTGTGACGACCGTTACCAAGAATACATCCGATGGGAAGACCAGGACAGCCTGGTGTTCAGGGTGGTCGACCCCAACGGACTGGCACGTCTCTGGGGAAACCACAAG AACCGAGACAATATGACCTATGAGAAAATGTCCCGTGCTTTGCGTCACTACTACAAGCTCAACATCATCAAAAAGGAGCGGGGGCAAAAACTTCTTTTCAG GTTTCTGAAACTCCCACAGGGCGTCAGGAAACTGCAGGCTGACCCTGCTGAGTCACCAGAACACAGCCCACCTCAGGACGGGGACTTTCCAGAGGGCAGTCCTACACATGAGTTCAGTGAGGACAATTTTGAGGTTTCCCCTGATCGTGCTTCTCCACAGCCTCCTccatag
- the etv7 gene encoding transcription factor ETV7 isoform X3 has translation MSAYKEVIQFFRTVEQIKDISMENISQSPLVKFPLVGPPSQEDLWHLPGQLRINPSLWDKEDVAHWLYWAQKEYSLRRPEKGHFEMNGRALCLLTKEDFRRRCPSSGDVLYEILQCVKQQRRSVVCDPSNTSSSTATGHTESPVSCQIPPQDVQEPQPSPVNGTQVSLAFTTPVSAAVVATVTSQPQPMSPLRNRPLILYTCPAPLTSTNGSADVVQCPTRKESITQEPLNLSSRENPRSPLHKPNGRIPECRLLWDYVYQLLCDDRYQEYIRWEDQDSLVFRVVDPNGLARLWGNHKNRDNMTYEKMSRALRHYYKLNIIKKERGQKLLFRFLKLPQGVRKLQADPAESPEHSPPQDGDFPEGSPTHEFSEDNFEVSPDRASPQPPP, from the exons ATGTCTGCTTACAAGGAAGTCATCCAGTTTTTTCGGACGGTTGAACAGATAAAGGACATTTCCATGGAGAACATTTCCCAGTCACCTTTGGTCAAG TTTCCTTTGGTCGGTCCCCCCTCTCAGGAAGACCTGTGGCATCTACCTGGACAGCTGC GAATAAACCCATCTCTGTGGGATAAGGAGGACGTTGCCCACTGGCTCTACTGGGCTCAGAAGGAGTATTCACTGCGGCGGCCTGAAAAGGGGCACTTTGAGATGAACGGTCGAGCCCTGTGCCTGCTCACCAAAGAAGACTTCAGACGCCGCTGTCCCAGCTCAG GTGATGTTCTGTATGAGATCTTACAGTGTGTAAAGCAGCAAAGGAGGAGTGTTGTCTGTGACCCCTCAAACACGTCTTCCTCCACGGCAACTGGGCACACTGAGAGCCCAGTCAGCTGCCAGATACCCCCTCAGGATGTCCAAGAGCCCCAGCCTTCCCCGGTGAATGGTACCCAAG TTTCCCTCGCTTTCACAACTCCAGTGTCGGCAGCTGTTGTAGCCACTGTGACCAGCCAGCCCCAGCCCATGTCACCTCTCAGAAATCGTCCCCTGATCCTTTACACCTGCCCTGCTCCACTCACAAGTACTA ATGGATCAGCAGATGTCGTCCAGTGTCCTACCCGAAAAGAGAGCATCACCCAGGAGCCGCTCAACCTGTCCAGTCGAGAGAACCCAAGGAGCCCGCTGCACAAACCCAACGGTCGCATTCCAG AGTGCAGACTGCTGTGGGACTATGTCTATCAGCTGCTGTGTGACGACCGTTACCAAGAATACATCCGATGGGAAGACCAGGACAGCCTGGTGTTCAGGGTGGTCGACCCCAACGGACTGGCACGTCTCTGGGGAAACCACAAG AACCGAGACAATATGACCTATGAGAAAATGTCCCGTGCTTTGCGTCACTACTACAAGCTCAACATCATCAAAAAGGAGCGGGGGCAAAAACTTCTTTTCAG GTTTCTGAAACTCCCACAGGGCGTCAGGAAACTGCAGGCTGACCCTGCTGAGTCACCAGAACACAGCCCACCTCAGGACGGGGACTTTCCAGAGGGCAGTCCTACACATGAGTTCAGTGAGGACAATTTTGAGGTTTCCCCTGATCGTGCTTCTCCACAGCCTCCTccatag
- the etv7 gene encoding transcription factor ETV7 isoform X1 — protein MSAYKEVIQFFRTVEQIKDISMENISQSPLVKQENRASCSTSISHGVQVSNPLNVHHSSPNQFPLVGPPSQEDLWHLPGQLRINPSLWDKEDVAHWLYWAQKEYSLRRPEKGHFEMNGRALCLLTKEDFRRRCPSSGDVLYEILQCVKQQRRSVVCDPSNTSSSTATGHTESPVSCQIPPQDVQEPQPSPVNGTQVSLAFTTPVSAAVVATVTSQPQPMSPLRNRPLILYTCPAPLTSTNGSADVVQCPTRKESITQEPLNLSSRENPRSPLHKPNGRIPECRLLWDYVYQLLCDDRYQEYIRWEDQDSLVFRVVDPNGLARLWGNHKNRDNMTYEKMSRALRHYYKLNIIKKERGQKLLFRFLKLPQGVRKLQADPAESPEHSPPQDGDFPEGSPTHEFSEDNFEVSPDRASPQPPP, from the exons ATGTCTGCTTACAAGGAAGTCATCCAGTTTTTTCGGACGGTTGAACAGATAAAGGACATTTCCATGGAGAACATTTCCCAGTCACCTTTGGTCAAG CAAGAAAACAGAGCAAGCTGTTCTACATCCATAAGCCATGGAGTGCAAGTAAGCAATCCTCTCAATGTGCATCACTCCTCCCCTAACCAGTTTCCTTTGGTCGGTCCCCCCTCTCAGGAAGACCTGTGGCATCTACCTGGACAGCTGC GAATAAACCCATCTCTGTGGGATAAGGAGGACGTTGCCCACTGGCTCTACTGGGCTCAGAAGGAGTATTCACTGCGGCGGCCTGAAAAGGGGCACTTTGAGATGAACGGTCGAGCCCTGTGCCTGCTCACCAAAGAAGACTTCAGACGCCGCTGTCCCAGCTCAG GTGATGTTCTGTATGAGATCTTACAGTGTGTAAAGCAGCAAAGGAGGAGTGTTGTCTGTGACCCCTCAAACACGTCTTCCTCCACGGCAACTGGGCACACTGAGAGCCCAGTCAGCTGCCAGATACCCCCTCAGGATGTCCAAGAGCCCCAGCCTTCCCCGGTGAATGGTACCCAAG TTTCCCTCGCTTTCACAACTCCAGTGTCGGCAGCTGTTGTAGCCACTGTGACCAGCCAGCCCCAGCCCATGTCACCTCTCAGAAATCGTCCCCTGATCCTTTACACCTGCCCTGCTCCACTCACAAGTACTA ATGGATCAGCAGATGTCGTCCAGTGTCCTACCCGAAAAGAGAGCATCACCCAGGAGCCGCTCAACCTGTCCAGTCGAGAGAACCCAAGGAGCCCGCTGCACAAACCCAACGGTCGCATTCCAG AGTGCAGACTGCTGTGGGACTATGTCTATCAGCTGCTGTGTGACGACCGTTACCAAGAATACATCCGATGGGAAGACCAGGACAGCCTGGTGTTCAGGGTGGTCGACCCCAACGGACTGGCACGTCTCTGGGGAAACCACAAG AACCGAGACAATATGACCTATGAGAAAATGTCCCGTGCTTTGCGTCACTACTACAAGCTCAACATCATCAAAAAGGAGCGGGGGCAAAAACTTCTTTTCAG GTTTCTGAAACTCCCACAGGGCGTCAGGAAACTGCAGGCTGACCCTGCTGAGTCACCAGAACACAGCCCACCTCAGGACGGGGACTTTCCAGAGGGCAGTCCTACACATGAGTTCAGTGAGGACAATTTTGAGGTTTCCCCTGATCGTGCTTCTCCACAGCCTCCTccatag
- the etv7 gene encoding transcription factor ETV7 isoform X4 encodes MSAYKEVIQFFRTVEQIKDISMENISQSPLVKEDLWHLPGQLRINPSLWDKEDVAHWLYWAQKEYSLRRPEKGHFEMNGRALCLLTKEDFRRRCPSSGDVLYEILQCVKQQRRSVVCDPSNTSSSTATGHTESPVSCQIPPQDVQEPQPSPVNGTQVSLAFTTPVSAAVVATVTSQPQPMSPLRNRPLILYTCPAPLTSTNGSADVVQCPTRKESITQEPLNLSSRENPRSPLHKPNGRIPECRLLWDYVYQLLCDDRYQEYIRWEDQDSLVFRVVDPNGLARLWGNHKNRDNMTYEKMSRALRHYYKLNIIKKERGQKLLFRFLKLPQGVRKLQADPAESPEHSPPQDGDFPEGSPTHEFSEDNFEVSPDRASPQPPP; translated from the exons ATGTCTGCTTACAAGGAAGTCATCCAGTTTTTTCGGACGGTTGAACAGATAAAGGACATTTCCATGGAGAACATTTCCCAGTCACCTTTGGTCAAG GAAGACCTGTGGCATCTACCTGGACAGCTGC GAATAAACCCATCTCTGTGGGATAAGGAGGACGTTGCCCACTGGCTCTACTGGGCTCAGAAGGAGTATTCACTGCGGCGGCCTGAAAAGGGGCACTTTGAGATGAACGGTCGAGCCCTGTGCCTGCTCACCAAAGAAGACTTCAGACGCCGCTGTCCCAGCTCAG GTGATGTTCTGTATGAGATCTTACAGTGTGTAAAGCAGCAAAGGAGGAGTGTTGTCTGTGACCCCTCAAACACGTCTTCCTCCACGGCAACTGGGCACACTGAGAGCCCAGTCAGCTGCCAGATACCCCCTCAGGATGTCCAAGAGCCCCAGCCTTCCCCGGTGAATGGTACCCAAG TTTCCCTCGCTTTCACAACTCCAGTGTCGGCAGCTGTTGTAGCCACTGTGACCAGCCAGCCCCAGCCCATGTCACCTCTCAGAAATCGTCCCCTGATCCTTTACACCTGCCCTGCTCCACTCACAAGTACTA ATGGATCAGCAGATGTCGTCCAGTGTCCTACCCGAAAAGAGAGCATCACCCAGGAGCCGCTCAACCTGTCCAGTCGAGAGAACCCAAGGAGCCCGCTGCACAAACCCAACGGTCGCATTCCAG AGTGCAGACTGCTGTGGGACTATGTCTATCAGCTGCTGTGTGACGACCGTTACCAAGAATACATCCGATGGGAAGACCAGGACAGCCTGGTGTTCAGGGTGGTCGACCCCAACGGACTGGCACGTCTCTGGGGAAACCACAAG AACCGAGACAATATGACCTATGAGAAAATGTCCCGTGCTTTGCGTCACTACTACAAGCTCAACATCATCAAAAAGGAGCGGGGGCAAAAACTTCTTTTCAG GTTTCTGAAACTCCCACAGGGCGTCAGGAAACTGCAGGCTGACCCTGCTGAGTCACCAGAACACAGCCCACCTCAGGACGGGGACTTTCCAGAGGGCAGTCCTACACATGAGTTCAGTGAGGACAATTTTGAGGTTTCCCCTGATCGTGCTTCTCCACAGCCTCCTccatag
- the zgc:194242 gene encoding uncharacterized methyltransferase YdaC isoform X1 — protein MWATAGRERRVRVKKTEIDPGAPPPLTGRPTRRRLQEHTTKRQTIVMWAEKLGKQLGNPTRSVTGWLVSKLLTSHNRVLEESAVQLSGIQPGDTVLELGHGPGLGLQSAVKLLTEPTGHLIGVDYSEYMHQMASEQLKEFLASGKVTLHHCDVAAMPLADSSVDKVFHCNCYYFWPDLRKGATEIHRVMKPGGLMVTTLRLFRVATFAAKRVIPGENWRPQAYMAALRDSGFTDVRMEDRQHKHIVFQAIFATAGK, from the exons ATGTGGGCGACAGCCGGGAGGGAGCGGCGCGTGCGcgtaaaaaaaacagaaatagacCCCGGAGCTCCTCCTCCACTTACAGGAAGACCAACCAGGCGGCGTTTACAGGAGCACACTACTAAACGACAAACTATAG TGATGTGGGCTGAAAAACTGGGGAAACAGTTGGGCAATCCGACACGATCAGTAACTGGGTGGCTGGTCAGTAAACTGCTCACATCGCACAACCGGGTCCTCGAAGAGAGTGCTGTCCAGCTGAGTGGGATCCAACCTGGGGACACAGTGCTGGAGCTGGGTCATGGCCCAGGACTTGGTCTGCAGTCAGCAGTCAAACTACTCACAGAGCCCACAGGTCACCTTATAGGTGTGGATTACTCAGAGTACATGCACCAG ATGGCAAGTGAGCAACTGAAAGAATTTTTGGCCAGTGGGAAAGTGACCCTACATCACTGTGATGTCGCAGCAATGCCTCTGGCAGACAGCTCTGTGGATAAAGTCTTTCATTGTAACTGCTACTACTTCTGGCCTGACCTCAGGAAGGGAGCCACAGAGATACACCGGGTAATGAAACCAG GAGGGCTGATGGTGACCACGCTGAGGCTGTTCCGTGTGGCTACTTTTGCAGCAAAGCGAGTGATACCAGGAGAGAACTGGCGCCCgcaggcctacatggcagctcTGAGAGACTCTGGCTTCACTGATGTCAGAATGGAAGacagacaacacaaacacattgtttttcaGGCTATCTTTGCCACTGCTGGAAAATAA
- the zgc:194242 gene encoding uncharacterized methyltransferase YdaC isoform X2 translates to MWAEKLGKQLGNPTRSVTGWLVSKLLTSHNRVLEESAVQLSGIQPGDTVLELGHGPGLGLQSAVKLLTEPTGHLIGVDYSEYMHQMASEQLKEFLASGKVTLHHCDVAAMPLADSSVDKVFHCNCYYFWPDLRKGATEIHRVMKPGGLMVTTLRLFRVATFAAKRVIPGENWRPQAYMAALRDSGFTDVRMEDRQHKHIVFQAIFATAGK, encoded by the exons ATGTGGGCTGAAAAACTGGGGAAACAGTTGGGCAATCCGACACGATCAGTAACTGGGTGGCTGGTCAGTAAACTGCTCACATCGCACAACCGGGTCCTCGAAGAGAGTGCTGTCCAGCTGAGTGGGATCCAACCTGGGGACACAGTGCTGGAGCTGGGTCATGGCCCAGGACTTGGTCTGCAGTCAGCAGTCAAACTACTCACAGAGCCCACAGGTCACCTTATAGGTGTGGATTACTCAGAGTACATGCACCAG ATGGCAAGTGAGCAACTGAAAGAATTTTTGGCCAGTGGGAAAGTGACCCTACATCACTGTGATGTCGCAGCAATGCCTCTGGCAGACAGCTCTGTGGATAAAGTCTTTCATTGTAACTGCTACTACTTCTGGCCTGACCTCAGGAAGGGAGCCACAGAGATACACCGGGTAATGAAACCAG GAGGGCTGATGGTGACCACGCTGAGGCTGTTCCGTGTGGCTACTTTTGCAGCAAAGCGAGTGATACCAGGAGAGAACTGGCGCCCgcaggcctacatggcagctcTGAGAGACTCTGGCTTCACTGATGTCAGAATGGAAGacagacaacacaaacacattgtttttcaGGCTATCTTTGCCACTGCTGGAAAATAA
- the ube2t gene encoding ubiquitin-conjugating enzyme E2 T, protein MQRASRLKRELQMLSTEPPPGITCWQTEERIDDLRAQIVGGSETPYEGGLFSLEIKVPERYPFEPPKIRFLTPIYHPNIDNSGRICHDALKLPPKGAWKPSLNISTVLTSIQLLMAEPNPDDPLMADISSEFKYNKQMFTEKAKKWTQEHAVQKNMGVVESNKENNPHQTASSRKRDALGAQQEAEEPAKKTCL, encoded by the exons ATGCAGAGGGCTTCCCGTTTAAAGCGTGAActtcagatgttgagcaccgaGCCACCTCCCGGGATAACATGCTGGCAGACCGAAGAGCGGATAGACGACCTCCGGGCGC AGATAGTGGGCGGATCAGAGACTCCATATGAAGGTGGACTCTTCTCCTTGGAGATCAAAGTCCCAGAGAG GTACCCATTCGAGCCTCCCAAAATCCGATTCTTGACCCCCATCTACCACCCAAATATCGACAATTCAGGACGTATATGCCATGATGCTCTCAAACTCCCGCCAAAG GGAGCCTGGAAGCCATCCCTAAACATCTCCACAGTCCTCACCTCCATTCAGCTGCTCATGGCTGAGCCAAATCCAGACGACCCACTCATGGCTGATATA TCATCGGAGTTCAAATACAACAAACAGATGTTCACGGAGAAAGCCAAGAAGTGGACACAAGAACATGCTGTTCAGAAGAACATG GGAGTCGTGgagagcaacaaagaaaataatcccCATCAGACAGCTTCATCCCGCAAAAGAGACGCTTTGGGTGCACAGCAGGAGGCAGAGGAGCCAGCAAAAAAAACCTGTTTGTAG